CGGGCCGACCCGGTACTTGTCTGTGCCGCGTACGCCGTCTGAGTAGTCGTTCGCGTAGTTGACGCCGATCTGCAAGGCCAGGGCAACGACGAGGCAGAGCAGTGCGCGCACCCAGTGGTAGGTGTCGGGGCCCGCAACTGCGATCGCCGCCCCTGTGCCGATCAACACGGGCGCGATGGCGAGTGGAAGAGTGCGCAGCCGCGCCCCAGCAATCCAATCGGATGCCGTCGCCGGCTCGACCTTGCCTGGCCGCCCGCCGGGGTGGCCGCCTTTGCGACGGCTCTTACCGGTGCGGTTCTGATTGGCAGGCGACATTCTCTGCATTTTGGGCTTGCTGCTCACAGGCCGCATTCTATCGATGAGGGCTATGGTGCTTGCGTGCCGACAATCCGGGCGAGCGCCTGCCGGTCGGGTTTGCCGGAGGCGAGGCGCGGTATCTGCTCGACGACGACGATGCGCGCCGGGGCGGCAGCACGACCCAGTGCCGTGACGACGTGCTCGCGCAGCGCGGCCAACGGCAACGAGCCGTCGAGCGCTGCGACCCGTTCGACCACCACGACCGGCACCTGACCCCACTCTGCGCTGTCTGCCGCGACGACAACGGCGGCACCGAATCCGGGCGCCTCGCGCACACGACGTTCGACCGCGTCGAGGAGCACCTTCTCGCCGCCGGAGACGATCACGTTATCAGCGCGGCCGTGCACCGTGACGCGCCCGCCGGCCTCGACGGCGCCGAGGTCGCCGGTGCGATACCAACGGATGCCGTCCTCGATGTGGAACGCGGCATCCGTTCGCGCGGGGTCGTCGAGGTAGCCGTCTGCGAGCACCGGTCCGGCCAGCTCGAGCAGGCCTCCGACCTCGCGAGGGCGGGTTGTGCCGATCGGAATGCCGTTGTAGACGCAGCCGCCACCGGTCTCGCTCGAGCCGTAGGTGCGGGTCAGTTTCAGCCCGAGGTCAACGGCACGATCACGTAGCGCCGGACGCAGCGCCTGCCCACCGACGAGCACACCGTCGAAGCGGCGAAGCACCTCGAGTAGTCGAGGGTCGCCTGTTGCGGGGTCGGATGCCGTCTCGACCAGGCGCGCCAGCTGCACCGGCACGAGCGACACGAAGCGGCCGTCACCGGTCATGCTCGCGGCCGCGTCGCCGAAAGCGCGCGGATCGAAATGCCCATCGCCGAGCACCACCGGAGTCGTGCCCGCGACGATCGAACGCACGAGCACGTTGCTGCCGGCAACATAGTGGCCGGGCAGGCAGAGCAGCCATTGGCCGTCACCGCCGAGCGCTCCTGCGGACGCCGCTGCGCTGGCCAGCAGTGCGTCCCGCGACAGCACCACTCGCTTGGGCACGCCGGTCGAGCCCGAGGTCTCGATGACCAGAGCGACGTCCTGGGCAACGCTCGTTGGCAGCGGCGGCGCAGCCCCAGGCGCCCGCAGCGCACGCGGCAGCACGGCGGGGCCGTCGCCGGTCAACGCCAGGTGCAATGCACGAAGCAGGACGCCGGGCTGATCGGCTGGAACCGTCACGAGCGCGCGCGTCACTCTGTCAGCCTATGGCAGCTTCTTCCTCGACGAGCGAGGGCCGTACTAGAACTGCCACGGATACGGCGACCAGTCCGGATCGCGCTTCTCAAGGAACGCATCGCGGCCCTCGACCGCCTCGTCGGTGCCGTAGGCCAGCCGTGTCGCCTCACCGGCGAACACCTGCTGACCGACCATGCCGTCGTCGACCGCATTGAAGGCGAATTTGAGCATCCGGATGGCCGTCGGCGACTTGGTCAGGATCTCGCGTGCCCAGTCGATCGCTGTCGCCTCAAGCTCGGCGTGCGGCACGACAGCGTTGACAGCACCAAGTTCGTAGGCACGCTGCGCTGAGTACTCACGAGCGAGGAAGAATACCTCACGCGCCGCTTTCTGCCCGATCTGACGAGCGAAGTACGCGCTGCCGTAACCGGCGTCGAACGAGCCGACATCGGCATCCGTCTGCTTGAACTTGGCATGTTCGGCGCTCGCGATGCTCAGGTCGCAGACGACATGCAGCGAGTGACCGCCGCCGGCGGCCCAACCGGGAATGACCGCGATCACCACCTTCGGCATGAAGCGGATCAGGCGTTGCACCTCGAGGATGTGCAGGCGGCCTGGTCGCGTGGGCCCTTGGTCTCGATACACTCGTTCCTCGCTACTCGACCGCCGGCCTTCGTCGGGCGTCACTCGACCAGCTGGGGTTTCGTACTGGTAGCCATCACGACCACGGATGCGCTGGTCGCCACCGGAGCAGAACGCCCAGCCCCCGTCCTTCGGGCTCGGGCCATTTCCGGTGAGTAAGACCGCGCCGATCCGCGAATTCGTGCGGGCATCCTCCAACGCTGCATAGAGTTCGTCAACGGTGTGCGGCCGGAACGCGTTGCGCACTTCCGGCCGATTGAACGCAACGCGGGCAATGCGTCCGTCGACCGAGTGATGGTACGTCACATCCGTGAGTTGCCCGAACTCGGGCACGTTGGCCCACTGCGTCACGTCGAAGATCTCTGACACCTGCTCGACCGCCTGCTCCACCATGCCCCAAGCCTACGGGCAGCCCAGACGGCCAGCACCGACCTTCACTCCGGCAGTGCAGTCCCTGGCGATTGTCTGGAAAGCGGGGGTTGAATCGGGTGCTTTCCCATCCCACGTGCATAGGGTTCGGTGTGGCCATTCCTACTGAGCACCGTCGACGCCCGCGCTATCGACTGCGGCGCGCCATCGCGATCAGCATCACCGTGATCGTGGTGCTTCTGCTGGCCACCGGCGGCTACATCGCTTACAACTACTGGGTGCTCACCTCGCACATCACGCACGTGAACGCGATTCCCTCGAACAAACCGAAAACGGATGTCGACGGTGCCGCCCAGAACATCCTCCTGGTCGGTGACGATCACCGCCCGGCGAACGCATCCGCCGCGGAACTGGCTCAACTCGGCACCACGCAGGACGGCGGTGGCACGAACACCGACACGATGATGATCCTGCACATCCCGGCTGGCGGTGCAAGTGCAACTCTGATCTCTCTGCCGCGTGATTCGTGGGTAAACATCCCTGGTAACGGCATGGGCAAACTCAACTCCGCGTTCTCCGACGGAAGCCAGAGCGGCGGCGACGCCGGCGGTGCCCAGCTCCTCATCGAGACCGTGCAGAACCT
The Rathayibacter sp. SW19 DNA segment above includes these coding regions:
- a CDS encoding AMP-binding protein, producing MTRALVTVPADQPGVLLRALHLALTGDGPAVLPRALRAPGAAPPLPTSVAQDVALVIETSGSTGVPKRVVLSRDALLASAAASAGALGGDGQWLLCLPGHYVAGSNVLVRSIVAGTTPVVLGDGHFDPRAFGDAAASMTGDGRFVSLVPVQLARLVETASDPATGDPRLLEVLRRFDGVLVGGQALRPALRDRAVDLGLKLTRTYGSSETGGGCVYNGIPIGTTRPREVGGLLELAGPVLADGYLDDPARTDAAFHIEDGIRWYRTGDLGAVEAGGRVTVHGRADNVIVSGGEKVLLDAVERRVREAPGFGAAVVVAADSAEWGQVPVVVVERVAALDGSLPLAALREHVVTALGRAAAPARIVVVEQIPRLASGKPDRQALARIVGTQAP
- a CDS encoding 1,4-dihydroxy-2-naphthoyl-CoA synthase; amino-acid sequence: MVEQAVEQVSEIFDVTQWANVPEFGQLTDVTYHHSVDGRIARVAFNRPEVRNAFRPHTVDELYAALEDARTNSRIGAVLLTGNGPSPKDGGWAFCSGGDQRIRGRDGYQYETPAGRVTPDEGRRSSSEERVYRDQGPTRPGRLHILEVQRLIRFMPKVVIAVIPGWAAGGGHSLHVVCDLSIASAEHAKFKQTDADVGSFDAGYGSAYFARQIGQKAAREVFFLAREYSAQRAYELGAVNAVVPHAELEATAIDWAREILTKSPTAIRMLKFAFNAVDDGMVGQQVFAGEATRLAYGTDEAVEGRDAFLEKRDPDWSPYPWQF